A genomic segment from Truepera sp. encodes:
- a CDS encoding branched-chain amino acid ABC transporter permease — translation MQFLGFFRTEKRDPIVLAGALIAFAVVTFALASTQLGWFAAMVASMFITGVLGMTIDRVAYRPLRGAPRNSMLITAIAVSFFLQNFGILAFSNRQTPFRPQSFWTSMLQFNVFGEPLYTSWMIVLVPVVTAVLVVALTLFVTRTRLGKAMRATAQDAETAQMMGVNVDRVIATTFLLGSMLAAAAGVLWGMTFGSINQPAIFGILPGIKAFAAAVIGGIGSLPGAVVGGVLLGFLENFLTALFPRTAAFGGITEYKDTFAFLAMILILLIRPSGIVGEDLSEKV, via the coding sequence ATGCAGTTCCTCGGCTTCTTCAGGACCGAGAAGCGCGACCCGATCGTTCTGGCCGGGGCGCTCATCGCGTTCGCGGTCGTCACGTTCGCCCTCGCCTCCACTCAACTCGGCTGGTTCGCGGCCATGGTGGCGTCCATGTTCATCACGGGCGTGCTGGGCATGACCATAGACCGAGTGGCCTACCGGCCGTTGAGGGGCGCCCCCAGGAACTCGATGCTGATCACGGCCATCGCCGTGTCGTTCTTCCTGCAGAACTTCGGCATCCTGGCCTTCTCAAACCGCCAGACGCCGTTCAGGCCACAGTCCTTCTGGACGAGCATGCTTCAGTTCAACGTGTTCGGTGAACCTCTGTACACGTCATGGATGATCGTCCTCGTGCCGGTCGTCACCGCCGTTCTCGTGGTGGCCCTGACGCTGTTCGTGACGCGCACGCGCCTCGGGAAGGCCATGCGCGCCACCGCCCAGGACGCCGAGACCGCCCAGATGATGGGGGTCAACGTCGACCGCGTGATAGCGACCACGTTCTTGTTGGGCTCCATGCTGGCCGCCGCCGCCGGCGTGCTCTGGGGCATGACCTTCGGCAGCATCAACCAACCAGCCATCTTCGGGATCCTGCCCGGCATCAAGGCGTTCGCTGCGGCCGTCATCGGCGGCATCGGCAGCCTGCCCGGCGCCGTCGTGGGTGGCGTCCTGCTTGGGTTCTTGGAGAACTTCCTCACGGCGCTGTTCCCCCGCACCGCGGCCTTCGGCGGCATCACCGAGTACAAGGACACGTTCGCGTTCCTCGCCATGATCCTCATCCTGTTGATCCGGCCTAGCGGCATCGTGGGCGAAGACCTCTCGGAGAAGGTATGA